The following are encoded together in the bacterium genome:
- a CDS encoding PqqD family protein: MDANAVDHAKPLPGLSARLRTNPRLAQQNLGGKTVVLHYEGKRLLGLNAGGTFVWSLLDGRRSLAEIAREVADRDGIDRETAEAGVLEFVQDLHRRDLVIVEQGFDPQRSDRASAPDVPEER, encoded by the coding sequence GTGGACGCGAACGCCGTGGACCATGCGAAGCCGCTTCCGGGGCTCTCGGCGCGTCTCCGGACCAACCCCCGGCTCGCCCAGCAGAACTTGGGCGGCAAGACCGTCGTCCTCCACTACGAGGGGAAGCGCCTTCTCGGCCTCAACGCCGGCGGCACGTTCGTCTGGTCGCTCTTGGACGGGCGGCGCAGCTTGGCGGAGATCGCCCGCGAGGTCGCGGACCGCGACGGAATCGATCGCGAAACAGCGGAGGCGGGCGTTCTGGAGTTCGTCCAGGACCTCCACCGGCGCGACCTCGTGATCGTCGAGCAAGGATTCGACCCGCAACGGAGCGACCGGGCGTCAGCGCCGGACGTTCCGGAGGAGAGATGA